The Collimonas sp. PA-H2 genome includes a window with the following:
- a CDS encoding electron transfer flavoprotein-ubiquinone oxidoreductase, whose protein sequence is MTPTPGQNQQNFLEQYGPREAMEYDVVVVGGGPAGLAAAIRLKQQATEQGREVSVCVLEKGSEIGAHILSGAVMDPQALTELLPNWKELGAPLTTEVSEDRFLFLTEKKAYKTPNWMLPACFQNHGNYVISLANVVRWLGQQAELLGVEIFPGFPAAEVLYNEDGSVKGVATGNMGVDRHGQPTDAFQLGMELHAKYTLFAEGARGHLGKQLMAKFDLNKGKDPQTYAIGIKELWEIDPKLHQPGLVVHTAGWPLDTQTYGGSFLYHLENNQVAVGYVVGLAYENPYLSPYEEFQRYKTHPEISKFFQGGKRISYGARAITAGGLQSLPKLTFPGGALIGCDAGFLNASRIKGSHAAIKTGMLAANAAFEALGNNRQFDELSAYSQAFEQSWLHEELHKARNFKPWMSKGLYLGTLMVGIDQVVFGGKAPWTLRHTHADHECLKPAANYTPIKYPKPDGKLTFDRLSSVFISNTNHAEDQPIHLTLKDPNVPVNVNLRDYAGPEARYCPAGVYEFVTNEDNTERLQINAQNCVHCKTCDIKDPTQNIVWVTPEGGGGPNYPNM, encoded by the coding sequence ATGACTCCAACCCCAGGGCAGAACCAGCAGAATTTCCTAGAACAATACGGTCCGCGCGAAGCGATGGAATACGATGTAGTGGTGGTCGGCGGCGGCCCCGCCGGCCTGGCGGCCGCGATCCGCCTCAAGCAGCAAGCCACCGAACAAGGACGCGAAGTGTCCGTCTGCGTACTGGAAAAAGGCAGCGAAATCGGCGCCCACATCCTGTCCGGCGCGGTGATGGACCCGCAGGCGCTGACCGAACTGCTGCCTAACTGGAAAGAACTGGGCGCACCGCTGACGACTGAAGTCAGCGAAGACCGCTTCCTGTTCCTGACCGAGAAAAAAGCCTACAAGACGCCTAACTGGATGCTGCCAGCCTGCTTCCAGAACCATGGCAATTACGTCATCTCGCTGGCGAATGTGGTGCGCTGGCTCGGCCAGCAGGCTGAACTGCTGGGCGTGGAAATCTTCCCCGGCTTCCCGGCTGCCGAAGTACTGTACAACGAAGATGGTTCGGTCAAGGGCGTCGCCACCGGCAACATGGGCGTGGACCGTCACGGCCAGCCTACCGACGCCTTCCAGCTCGGCATGGAACTGCACGCCAAGTACACCCTGTTCGCCGAAGGCGCGCGCGGCCACCTCGGCAAGCAGCTGATGGCGAAATTCGACCTCAACAAAGGCAAAGATCCGCAGACCTATGCGATCGGCATCAAGGAACTGTGGGAAATCGATCCCAAGCTGCATCAGCCAGGCCTGGTGGTGCATACCGCCGGCTGGCCGCTGGATACCCAGACCTATGGCGGCTCCTTCCTGTATCACCTGGAAAACAACCAGGTCGCGGTCGGTTATGTGGTCGGCCTGGCTTACGAAAACCCCTACCTGTCGCCTTACGAAGAATTCCAGCGCTACAAGACGCATCCGGAAATCAGCAAATTCTTCCAGGGCGGCAAGCGCATTTCCTACGGCGCCCGCGCGATTACCGCTGGCGGCTTGCAGTCGCTGCCCAAACTGACCTTCCCGGGCGGTGCGCTGATCGGCTGCGACGCCGGCTTCCTCAACGCCAGCCGTATCAAGGGCAGCCACGCCGCCATCAAGACCGGCATGCTGGCCGCCAACGCTGCATTTGAAGCCCTGGGCAACAACCGCCAGTTCGATGAGCTGAGCGCCTACAGCCAGGCATTCGAGCAGTCCTGGCTACACGAAGAACTGCACAAGGCGCGCAACTTCAAGCCATGGATGAGCAAGGGCCTGTACCTGGGCACCCTGATGGTCGGCATCGACCAGGTGGTGTTCGGCGGCAAGGCGCCGTGGACCCTGCGCCACACCCATGCCGATCACGAATGCCTGAAGCCAGCCGCCAACTACACGCCGATCAAGTATCCGAAGCCGGATGGCAAGCTGACCTTCGACCGCCTGTCGTCGGTGTTCATTTCCAACACCAACCATGCCGAAGACCAGCCCATCCACCTGACCCTGAAAGATCCGAACGTGCCGGTCAACGTCAACCTGCGCGACTATGCCGGACCGGAAGCGCGCTACTGCCCTGCCGGCGTGTATGAGTTCGTCACCAATGAGGATAATACCGAACGCCTGCAGATCAATGCGCAGAACTGCGTGCATTGCAAGACTTGCGACATCAAGGATCCGACGCAGAATATCGTGTGGGTGACGCCGGAAGGCGGCGGCGGTCCGAATTATCCAAATATGTAA